The DNA window GGGCCTGGCGGACCTGCATCCGCTCTGGCCGCAACTGCGGCACGGCGGGATGCTGACGCAGGGCGCGCTGCAACTCCTCTATGAGACCGAGCGGATGCTCTCCGAGATCACCGGCATGGCCGAGACCACGCTTCAGCCGCTCGCGGGAGCGCACGGGGAGCTGACCGGCGTGATGCTGATGGCCGCCTACCACCGCGACCGCGGGAACCGCAAGACGCACATCCTCGTGCCCGATTCCGCGCACGGCACCAACCCCGCCAGCGCCGCGATCGCGGGCTACGACGTCGTCAGCGTGCCCTCGGACGCCTCCGGCCGGATGGATCTCGATGCCTTCCGCCGGGCGATCAACGCGGAGACCGCGGGCGTGATGATGACCAGCCCCTCGACGCTCGGCCTGTTCGTCGCCAACAGCCGCGAGATCGCGGACCTGGTGCACGCCGTGGACGGGCTGATGTACTACGACGGGGCGAACCTCAACGCCATCCTCGGCCGCTGCAAGCCGGCGGAGATGGGCTTCGACGTCTGCCACCTGAACCTGCACAAGACGTTCGCCACGCCGCACGGCGGCGGCGGGCCGGGCGCGGGGCCGGTGGGCGTGGCGGAGAAGCTGCGGCCGTTCCTGCCGATCTCCCGCGTCGTGAAACAGCCCGACGGGACCTTCGCGCTGGACTACGACCTGCCGAGGAGCATCGGCTACATCGCGCCCTTCTACGGCAACTTCGGCGTGATCGTCCGGGCGTACGCGTACCTGCTGATGCTCGGCCGCGAGGGCCTGCGCGAGGTCAGCGACATGGCCGTGCTGAACGCGAATTACATCCAGGAAAAACTGCGGCCCCACTTCGAGGCCGTCGCCGCCGGGCGCTGCATGCACGAGTGCGTGTTCAGCGGCAAGCCGCTCGGCGCGCACGGCGTGCACACGCTGGACCTGGCCAAGGCGCTGATCGACCGCGGCATCCACCCGCCGACGGTTTATTTCCCGCTCAACGTGCCCGAGGCGATCATGATCGAGCCGACGGAGACCGAGACGCGGGAGACGCTGGACCGGTTCGTGGACGCGATGATCGAAGTAGCCGGCCTCGCGAAGACCGATCCGGAAGCCCTGAAGCGCGCGCCGGTCACGACGCCGGTCGGCCGGCTCGACGAGGTCGCCGCCGCGCGGAACATGGACTTGGTGTACCGCCGTTGAGGACGGAGTGCGCCGGCAAGTCCCGATCGCGAAGCGCATCGGGACGCGACGGCGCTCTCGGCAGCGTGCCGGCGCTTGACGCCGCGCAAGAGCGGTGTCGCGCTTCGCTTGCCACCGCGCTCCGGCATTAGCGCGGATGCTCGCCGACCAGCGCCTTGAACACGCCTTGCAGCGCGGCGCCGAGGATCCCGGCCCGGATGGAACCGACCGGGGTCCAGCGGTCGAGCGCGCGGGCGGGGCGGACATCCGAGGCGGCCTTCAGCCACAGCTCCAGGCCCGCCACGGATTCCACGGCGCCTTCCAGGGAGTAGAGGTTGATGTGGGGTACCCCGCGGCTCAAGGCCACCGAAACCACTTCGCGCAGGTCGTGCACGGACCGCATGCCGTGCAGGTAGGAGATAAAGTGCTCGTCGCCTCCGAACAGCAGGGCGCGCTCGCGGTGCTCCGGAAACCCGCTTTGGTCGCCGATCAGCCCGAGGTCCAGCGCCGCGCGGTCCCCATGGAAGCGGTGGGCCAGCGTCGCGTAGCGGTTGACCATGGTGACGTACTGGGGCTGCGTCGCGTGGTAGCGGTAGGTGATATACGAGATGCGGTCCCAGCGGATCATGCTGAACGGCGCGTTGAGGGCGTCCTGCGCCGTGGTGTTGCCGTAGCGCAGGAAATCCAAAAACACGCGGTTGGCCGCGCCCATGACCCGGACCTCGCGGTCGTGCAGCTCCTCGATCAGCGCGTTGAGGTCGGCCACGGACGCGGCGAAGCGTTTCGCGTTCTTTTCGCGGCGGAGCGTGCGCGCAAGGCCCGGGATGTTGAACCGGCGCACGTGAGCGAACAGCTCCTTGCCCAGTAGGGGGCTGGGCTCGCAGTCGAACACGACCCAGCGGGCGTCGAGGCGCTCCTGCTCCGCCCACTCCAGGAACCGGAGCGCGAGCGCGCGCGTGGCCGCGATCGTGTCCTCGCCGACGTACAGGTGTTCCTCGTACGGGTGCAGGAACCATGCGACGACCGTGATCTTCCGCGCCGCGGCCTCCCGGTAGACGCGGGCGAGGTCCGGGTCGCCGATTTCACCGGGCCCGACGTGGAGCAGCAGGTCGCAGCGGTACTGCGCCAGCAGCGGCAGCGTGCCCAGCACGTCGCGGTAGGGCATGAACTCGCACCAGATGGCCAGGCGGGGGGGCGCGGCGCAGACCGGCGCTCCGCTGAAGCAGGCCAGCCAGCAGCCCAGCCAGATCGATCGTTGTCGGATGAAGCCCATGGCCGGCGAAAAAAGGTAGCCACAACGCTCCCGTGCGGCAATTACTTCCTGGCGAGCGCCTTGAAGAAGGTGTAGCAGAAAACCCCGTCCGGCTCCGTCGTGCGGTACAAGGCTCGAAGGCCTTCGTCGAAGGCGCCCGGATCGAGAAGACCGTCGCGGAGGGCGGGCTCCCGGACGCCCTCGATCATGGCGGTGAAGGTGTTCTTCGTGAAGCCCTCGACCAACTCGGGCCGGCTGGAATCGGCGTACACCATCCGGGGCGAGACGGCCACCCCGTCGAAACCCGCATCGAGGAGCAGGGGGTACAGCCGCCGGCCGATCATGGCGTCGCCGCCCGCCCGGCGCTGCAGCTCGACCTGGCAGTGAATCGCGCGGCGGGCGGCCTCGCTGTCGGGATGGAAATACGCCGAGCCGTGGTCGCCCTCGATCACCGTGATCGTGCCCCCCGGCCGCAGTTGATCCTTCAGTATCCGCAACGCTTCCACGGGCCGGGCCAGGTGTTCCAGGACAAAGCATACGAACACGTGGTCGAAAGTCTCCGGGCCGAAGGGCAGCTTGAATAGGTCCGCCTGCTGAAAGTGCACGTTGACCAGGCCTGCCGCCGCTACCTGCCGCCGCGCCTCCGCGAGCGAGCTTGCCGATATATCCACGGATGTGATCAGGGCCTGCGGACTGTTTCCGGCCAGGGTGACCGTCTGGGCGCCGACGCCGCAGCCGGCTTCCAGGACCCGGCTGCCGGGCGGGTACCGCGTGTCGGAATGCAGCAGTTCGACCAGCGTCGAGGCCTGGTCCTGGAGGCGGAGATTTTCCCGGGGATGGTACCCGTGCACGTAGGTGTTATCCATGCGAAGCCCCTCCGTGATTCACCCTCGGCGGACGAGCCTGGCCGCGTAGGCTCCGTCGGTCTTCGAACCGGGCGGGCGCAGGGTGCGTTCCGCTTCCATGGAAAAACCGGGATGCTCTTTCAGCCATGACCGGACCTGCTCTTCGTCCTCCTCGGGCTCGAGGCTGCACGTGCTATACACGATCCGGCCGCCGGGGGCAACGGTGACGGCCAGCGCGTCGAGCAGCGCCCGCTGCTGGCGGACCGCGCCCCGCAGGCGGTCCGCGTTGAACCGCCAGCGGGCGTCGGGCCTGCGGCGCAGCACGCCCGTGTTGGTGCAGGGCGCGTCCGCGAGGATCGCATCGAACCCGCCGCGCGCGTCCGGCGGCAGGCCTTTTTCGAGCAAGGCGGGATCGTCCGCGCGCCCTTGCGCCACGCGCACGAAATCGTCCTGGAACCGCGCCAGGTTTTCGCGGAGGCGGTCCAGGCGCCCGGCGGAGGCATCCATGGCGACGAGGAGCCCTCGGCGCTCCATCCGCTCGGAGATCAGGATCGTTTTGCCGCCCGGCGCCGCGCAGGCGTCGAGTACGCGTTCGCCCGGTTTCGGCGCGAGCAAGTCCACGGCCATGGCGGTAGAGGGATCCTGGACGGCGAACCAGCCCTCGGCGTAGCCGGGCAGGGCCTCCACGCGGTGGCCGTGCGGCAATTCGAGGAAGCGGGGATCGGCCGGGTGGGGGCGGACCTCGATGCCGGCGGCGCGGAGCCGTTCTGGAAAGTCCGCCGGGGCGCCGCGGGCCGGTCGCAGCGCCGCGGCGGGCGGCGTGTTATTCCATTCGCAGAGGCGGGCGGCGGCGTCGACGCCGTAGCGGGCGGTCCAGCGGTCCAGCAGGATGTCCGGATGGGAGAGGCGGATTCCGGGCGGCTGTTCCGCCAGGCGCGCCAGCAGGTTCGCCCGGTCGGCCTGCGCGCGGCGCAGCAGGGCATTGACGAAGCCGGCGGCGCGGGGGCCCTCCGCCGCGCGCGCGGCCTCGACGGTTTCGTGGACGGCGGCGTGGTCCCGCATGCCGTCCATGAAAAGCAGTTGCTGGAGGCCGACGAGCGCCAGGGCGTCCAGTTCCGGCCGGGGTTGGCGCGGCGCGAGCTGCGCGCGGAGCCAGTCCAGGGCGCGCCAGCCGCGGATGACCCCGTAGGCCAGTTCCATGGCCAACGACCGTTGGGTGGCGAGGCGATGGAGCAAGCGATCCGGAAACAGACCCTGGCTCAACCAGGCCGAGATGACCCGTGCCGCATCGAGGCGCGCCTTCGCGGATTCGGACGTGCGGAATTCCGTGTTCAAGACCGGGGGCGGAGCGGGGCGCCGGTCATGGTTTGGAAGGGTGCCGGTGTGGGATGATATTCAGGCCGCTCGGCACGTGATAGATATCCGTACAGACTGGAGTGGTGAGAGGTTTAAAGGTTTTCTTCTCCTCGCTGATCCCCCACAAATCCTTCAGCGCCATCACGCCCGTGTACTCCGGTTCGGGACTTTCCTCGTGCCTCCCCCATTTAAAAAAGCGCATCGTCCTCTCCGTTATGGAAAAGTGCTGTCCTCACCTGCGCAATATGTACCTAAACGTTTTACTCGTGTAAAGGCCGCACGCATTTTTTTACCGCGGTGCGGCCGGTCAAGGCTGCCGGACCCGGACGCGGAAGTACAGGCGATCCGCCGCGCCCATGGCGCCGGTATAGACGTTGACGGGCGCGGAAGCCGCGATGTTGGTCTGGAACATTTGCCAGGCGCCGCTGGCGGCGTTGGTGCGGAAATCCACGTCGTAGGTGCGGCCCGTGGCGCTCGGCCAGGCCAGGACGGCAGAGCCGGGTGTGGCCGCGCGGCGCGTGTCGACCTGGAAGACCGAGGTCTTGTTGGTCGGGATGGTTTCCGCCACGTATTCCTGCCAGGTGAGGGCCGTGTCTCCATCCTGGTCGCCGAGGGCGGCGTTGTCGAAGTCGGCGGTCCAGCCGTGCTGCGCCAGCCACCACTCGGGCACGTCGTGGACGGCCAGGCGCGCGGCGAAGGCCGCCGTCACCTGCCGCGGCCCATTCATGATGACCGTGATGGTGGCGTTCGTTTCCTCGCCGGAGGGCGCGTCGCCGCTCCATGCGTCGAAGTCGTAGTAGTTGGAAGGGGTCGCGGTGATCGTCACGTTGCTGCCCAGGGCGGCCCAGCGGTCCGCGGCGTTCACGCTGCCGCCCGCGCCGGACTCGCTGTTGAACCAGTAGCCGGTGGACCACAGCCAGGTCACGGTCGTGTTCGTCGACATGGTGAACTGGCCGGTGACGTTGGAGGTCCCGGAGGCCGGCGAGGAGCCGGTCCGCGTCCAGCCGGTCAGCAGGAACTGGGTGGTGCCGGCCGTGACGGGCGAATTCAGGTTGGTGCAGGCGCGGACCGAGCCGGCGGCGGCGCTGTCCTCGGCCGAGCCCGAGCCCGGGCCGGCCAGGTCGATGACCGTGATCGTCAGGCCGTTGTAGAGGAAGGTCGCCGCGAGGCTGTGGTTGTTCGTGACATTCGTGAACGTGTACGAGTTCGTGGTCCCGATCGAGGCCCCGTCCACCTTCACGTCGGCGATGGTGTAGTTGGTCGCGGCCGCGATGGTGAAGGTCTTGTTCTGGCCGAAGTTGACCGTGCTGTTGGTCGGCGAAATGGATCCGTTCGGGCCGGCCAGCACGTAGATCACCGCCGAGGTCGCCGGGACGGCGGCCTGCTCCAACTGGAACGTCTTCATCACGGCCATGTGCTGCATGCCCTCGACGCCGGAGTCGGTGCTTAGCGCCGGCGAGGGCGGGGTGGCCCAGACCCGGGTGTCGAAGACCATGCCGTACGGGAAGCTGGTGCCGCCGACCATGGTGTTGGTGTGTTTGGGGACGAGGTTCGTGCTGGTGAGGACGTAGTCGTAGTCGCTGTCGCGCCCGGCATTCGTATCCATGTCGCCGCTCTGGTCGCGCGACTGCGGCTGGTCCACGGCGATCGCGGAGAGCGTGGTGATGCAAGCCTCGCTGCGGGTGGGGGTATTCAGGTCACCCGCGATGGCGATCAGGGCGTGGGCCGGCCAGTTGGACTGGATGCAGCCGCGCAGGTACGTGGCCTGGTTGTTCCGCTCCGTGCTCCCGGTGGTCAGGAGGTGCACGCTGACGACGTAGAGGTCCTGCGTCCCGGGGATGTCGATGATCGCCCAGGCCATGTCGCGGTTGGACACGTACGGGTCCGCCCACTGACCGGAGGACAGGATCGGGTACTTGCTGATGATGCCGTTGGGGATCTGTTCGCCGTCGGTTTCCACGTAGTAATAGTGGCCCGTGCTGAACGCCGCGTCCACGAGGGCTCGCGCGCCGCTGGCGTAGTTGAATTCCTGGACGCCCACGACATCCGGCTGCAGGGCTTGGAATATCCGGATGCCCGGGTCGTGGTAGGCCTGGTCGGTCCCGCTGGAGAGGTTCGCCGCCATGACGGTGAACGACACGTTGGACGTGGACGTGGCCGGATCGATGAAGACCGCGATCTGTTCCGAATCCGAGCCGTCCTCGTTGTAGGCATGGAACGTCGTGACCCAGGACCCTGTGGCCGCCGGGTAGGCCCAGTTCAACTCGCCCGACCCGTCGCCGTAATCCACGAACACCGCGCCGTCCGGCAGGTTGCTCGCGACGAGCGAGACCGCGTCGTCGTCCGGGTCGCTGGCGCTGACGGTGAAGATCAGGCTGGATCCCTGCGTGCCCTCGCGGCTGCCCACCGCGGCCAGCACCGGCGGATCGTTGAAATTCCAGGTTCCGCTGGTGAGCCCGATGTCGTCCACGTAGTAAAACTCGCTGGTGGAGTTGTTGTCGGCGGCGATCTTGACGCTGACGCTCGAGGAGCCGTCGGGGATGCGTATGCGGATGGTGGCGTAGCCGTCGGCCCCGTCGCCGTTGAACGTGACCGGCGTGCCGGCGGTGGTATGGGCCACCCCGCCGGCCGAGTAGGACCAGGTCAGGTTGGCGACCGCGTCCGTGGGATTGGCCTCCTGGAGGGTGATGTCGGGGTCCGACGGGAACTCGCCGCCGTCCAGCGCGACAAAGACCTGCAGGCCGTCATAGTTTTCCACGCCGCCCGTGGACGCGCAGTGGAGGCTCAACATGATGGAACTGTGGCCGCTCAAGTCCACGTTGCTGAAGGTCAGGCTATCGTAGCCTCCGATCCGGCGCCCGTACCCGCCCGTGCGGGCCGCCGCGGCCAGGGTGGCGCCGTCGCCGCTGAAATCCCAGGTGTCGTTGGTGGACCCGTCGAAGCCCTGGAAGACGATGGTCCCGGTCGGGGCCACGGGGTTGACGAAGACCGTGATGGTTTCGTCGTCGGCCCCGTCGTCGTCCGCCGCGTTGAAGGTAACGGAATAGGTGCCGGTGGGCGAGGCGTTGGTCCAGAGAAACGAGCCGGCGCCGTTGGTCGGGAAAAACGCGGCCCCCGCGGGGAGGTTGCTGGCCGTCAGCGTGATGGCGTCGCCGTCCAAGTCGGTGGCGGACACCGTGAAGTTCAACGTGTTGCTCTCGATGATGGACTTGTTCCCGATGGAAGCCAGGACGGGCAGGTTGGTCGGCCCCGGCGGCAGGGATACGGTGATGACGATGGTCTCGGTGGCGACCCCGTCCTTGTCCGCGGCATAGAAACTCGAGGTGTACACCCCGTCGGGTGAGGCGCTCAACCACACGAAATTGCCGTTCCCATTGGTCGCGCTGAACTCCGCGCTGGGCGGCAGGTTGCTGGCCGTCAACGTGATGAGATCGTCATCCACGATATCCACGGCCTGCACGGGGAACATCAGGTTGTTCGAGATCGTGATGGACTTGTCGCCGATGGGCGCGAGGATCGGGGGCGCGTTGGATTCCGCGGCCGCGGTGGCGGCATAGCGGACCTGGTCCACGCTCCAGCGGGTGGAGCGATAGGAGGGCGAAACGTAGTAAAAGGCGACGAACACCTGCTCCTGGCCCACGTAGGCGGTCAGGTTGTTGGTGTGCTTGGCCCAGACATTCCGGTCCGCCGGGCGGGTATAGGAGAGGTCGGCCCAGGACACGCCGGCGGCCAGCGGGTCGCCCGTGCCGGGATAGTTGGTGGAA is part of the Kiritimatiellia bacterium genome and encodes:
- a CDS encoding methyltransferase domain-containing protein; translated protein: MDNTYVHGYHPRENLRLQDQASTLVELLHSDTRYPPGSRVLEAGCGVGAQTVTLAGNSPQALITSVDISASSLAEARRQVAAAGLVNVHFQQADLFKLPFGPETFDHVFVCFVLEHLARPVEALRILKDQLRPGGTITVIEGDHGSAYFHPDSEAARRAIHCQVELQRRAGGDAMIGRRLYPLLLDAGFDGVAVSPRMVYADSSRPELVEGFTKNTFTAMIEGVREPALRDGLLDPGAFDEGLRALYRTTEPDGVFCYTFFKALARK
- the gcvPB gene encoding aminomethyl-transferring glycine dehydrogenase subunit GcvPB yields the protein MRLLYEKSVPGRRAARMPDGADESPAHIPAALRRERPADLPELAEVEVVRHFTALSRLNFSVDTHFYPLGSCTMKYNPKACEAAAALPGLADLHPLWPQLRHGGMLTQGALQLLYETERMLSEITGMAETTLQPLAGAHGELTGVMLMAAYHRDRGNRKTHILVPDSAHGTNPASAAIAGYDVVSVPSDASGRMDLDAFRRAINAETAGVMMTSPSTLGLFVANSREIADLVHAVDGLMYYDGANLNAILGRCKPAEMGFDVCHLNLHKTFATPHGGGGPGAGPVGVAEKLRPFLPISRVVKQPDGTFALDYDLPRSIGYIAPFYGNFGVIVRAYAYLLMLGREGLREVSDMAVLNANYIQEKLRPHFEAVAAGRCMHECVFSGKPLGAHGVHTLDLAKALIDRGIHPPTVYFPLNVPEAIMIEPTETETRETLDRFVDAMIEVAGLAKTDPEALKRAPVTTPVGRLDEVAAARNMDLVYRR
- the rsmB gene encoding 16S rRNA (cytosine(967)-C(5))-methyltransferase RsmB produces the protein MNTEFRTSESAKARLDAARVISAWLSQGLFPDRLLHRLATQRSLAMELAYGVIRGWRALDWLRAQLAPRQPRPELDALALVGLQQLLFMDGMRDHAAVHETVEAARAAEGPRAAGFVNALLRRAQADRANLLARLAEQPPGIRLSHPDILLDRWTARYGVDAAARLCEWNNTPPAAALRPARGAPADFPERLRAAGIEVRPHPADPRFLELPHGHRVEALPGYAEGWFAVQDPSTAMAVDLLAPKPGERVLDACAAPGGKTILISERMERRGLLVAMDASAGRLDRLRENLARFQDDFVRVAQGRADDPALLEKGLPPDARGGFDAILADAPCTNTGVLRRRPDARWRFNADRLRGAVRQQRALLDALAVTVAPGGRIVYSTCSLEPEEDEEQVRSWLKEHPGFSMEAERTLRPPGSKTDGAYAARLVRRG